A window from Fragaria vesca subsp. vesca linkage group LG5, FraVesHawaii_1.0, whole genome shotgun sequence encodes these proteins:
- the LOC101293092 gene encoding meiotic recombination protein SPO11-2-like, whose translation MEDTCKSALNFFSDQQLCYADILTPPEVIARIQVAILNFLKILTSPDPAISDLPLVARSSSNTRLNQGLVTQTSWIFLTHSFCTRSLMRPNAAKAFIRVWKVMAMCCEVLGQGKRVTQRELFYKLLCDSPEYFSSQSQVNRTIQDVVALLRCSRYSLGIMASSRGLIAGRLLLQEPNQEVVDCAACGFSGHAITGDLNMIDNLMMKTDARYIIVVEKHAIYQRLVEDRVFNQFPSILITAKGYPDIATRLLLHQLSRAFPDLPILALVDWNPAGLAILCTFKFGSIGMGLEAYRYACNVKWLGMRADDIELLPAEALVPLKPKDIQIAKGLISSDMLQVNYNIVLQESYREELRLMVESGQRAEIEALYCHGYDYLGKFIAKKIVQANYI comes from the exons ATGGAGGACACCTGCAAATCGGCGCTGAACTTCTTCTCCGATCAGCAGCTCTGCTACGCCGACATCCTCACTCCGCCGGAGGTCATAGCTCGAATCCAAGTCGCCATCCTCAACTTCCTCAAAATCCTCACCTCGCCGGACCCCGCAATCTCTGACCTCCCTCTC GTCGCTCGAAGCTCAAGCAACACTCGACTCAATCAAGGCCTGGTGACTCAGACCTCATGGATTTTCCTGACGCACTCGTTCTGTACCAGATCGCTTATGCGCCCCAATGCCGCCAAGGCCTTCATCAGAG TGTGGAAGGTGATGGCGATGTGCTGTGAGGTTTTGGGACAAGGAAAGAGAGTCACGCAGAGGGAGCTTTTCTACAAGTTGCTTTGCGACTCGCCGGAGTATTTCTCGTCGCAATCGCAGGTCAATCGGACTATCCAAG ATGTGGTGGCATTGCTTCGCTGCAGCCGTTACAGCCTCGGAATCATGGCGTCTAGCCGAGGACTTATCGCCGGCCGTTTGCTGTTGCAG GAGCCGAACCAAGAGGTTGTGGACTGTGCTGCCTGTGGATTTTCAGGGCATGCTATCACTGGTGACCTGAATATGATAGATAATTTGATGATGAAAACAGATGCGCGGTACATCATTGTAGTCGAGAAG CATGCAATATACCAGCGCCTGGTTGAGGATCGTGTGTTCAACCAATTTCCCAGCATTCTTATCACTGCTAAAGGGTACCCAGACATCGCCACAAG GCTGCTTCTTCATCAATTGAGCCGTGCATTTCCTGATTTGCCAATTTTAGCACTAGTTGACTG GAACCCAGCTGGTTTAGCTATTCTATGCACTTTCAAGTTTGGAAGTATAGGGATGGGACTGGAAGCTTACAGATATG CTTGCAATGTGAAGTGGTTGGGAATGCGAGCTGATGACATAGAGCTCTTACCTGCAGAAGCTTTGGTTCCACTGAAACCGAAGGACATCCAAATTGCTAAAGGCTTGATATCATCGGACATGTTGCAGGTTAACTACAAT ATTGTATTGCAGGAGAGCTACAGAGAAGAGTTGCGATTGATGGTTGAGAGTGGTCAGAGAGCAGAAATTGAAGCACTGTATTGCCATGGATACGATTACTTGGGAAAGTTCATAGCAAAGAAAATTGTACAAGCCAATTACATCTAG
- the LOC101293392 gene encoding probable WRKY transcription factor 29-like, protein MENSWDLQAVVRGCNNNLEGFANTMEFSQSSCVGFAPATIEEDDDIFRTFPQLFDTTTALDELEELYKPFYPNLQPISPIIPNPTPAASVLQEVAKEEKEEPKKLKSLKESSPICKRRKNQSKRVVKEVKEQDLFSDVWAWRKYGQKPIKGSPYPRSYYRCSSSKGCSARKQVERSNSNPELFIITFTAEHNHDHPTRRNSLAGSTRTKFPKSQNNEKSKHAFVPVKEEAHRLLEEDEVSQESATDMMLGDEAVPSFEDFDRKLEELNELMAEPVMTDDFFSDQYLSDSYFPSSWFLGHSSSTVTGAC, encoded by the exons ATGGAGAACAGCTGGGATTTGCAAGCAGTAGTGAGAGGATGCAATAACAATCTTGAAGGGTTTGCTAATACCATGGAGTTCTCTCAATCATCTTGTGTTGGATTTGCTCCTGCAACCATTGAAGAAGATGATGATATTTTCCGGACCTTTCCTCAGCTGTTTGATACCACAACAGCTTTGGATGAATTGGAGGAGCTTTACAAGCCCTTCTACCCAAACTTGCAGCCTATTTCCCCTATCATTCCTAATCCTACCCCCGCCGCATCGGTTCTTCAGGAAGTCGCTAAAGAAGAAAAAGAAGAGCCAAAGAAGCTGAAAAGCTTGAAAGAATCCTCACCGATATGCAAAAGAAG GAAGAATCAGAGCAAAAGGGTGGTGAAAGAGGTTAAGGAACAGGATCTGTTTTCGGACGTGTGGGCGTGGCGAAAATATGGTCAAAAACCCATCAAGGGATCGCCATATCCAAGAAGCTATTACAGGTGCAGTAGCTCAAAAGGATGTTCAGCAAGAAAACAAGTTGAGAGGAGCAATTCCAACCCAGAATTGTTCATCATAACCTTCACTGCAGAACACAACCATGATCATCCTACTCGGCGAAACTCTCTAGCTGGCAGCACTAGAACAAAGTTCCCAAAATCTCAGAACAATGAAAAGAGCAAACATGCATTTGTTCCTGTGAAAGAAGAAGCACATAGACTGTTGGAAGAGGATGAAGTTAGTCAAGAGAGCGCCACAGATATGATGTTGGGAGATGAAGCTGTTCCAAGCTTTGAAGATTTCGATAGAAAGTTGGAGGAATTGAACGAATTGATGGCGGAACCAGTCATGACAGATGATTTCTTTTCGGATCAGTACCTTTCAGATAGTTACTTTCCAAGTTCTTGGTTCCTTGGTCACTCTTCAAGTACTGTGACCGGAGCTTGCTGA